Proteins co-encoded in one Juglans regia cultivar Chandler chromosome 16, Walnut 2.0, whole genome shotgun sequence genomic window:
- the LOC109007565 gene encoding acyl-CoA-binding domain-containing protein 1-like isoform X2: MADWQQLVQSIVLGLLFSFLVAKLISVVLSFKEDNFSPSRSAPRPGIPEGPANDADSLIAEQGSIRNDSVPASDAEDDDDDDWEGVESTELDEAFSAATAFVAAAAADRLSEKVSNDVQLSLYGLYKIATEGPCSTPQPSALKIKARAKWQAWQKLGAMPPEEAMLKYIDLVTELYPSWLAGSTLSKGREGDAPSMDAKGPMGPVFSTFVYEEESGNESKMDAIHAFAREGEVDNLLKCIEGGISVNLRDGEGRTPLHWAVDRGHLNITELLVKSNADVDAKDDDGQTPLHYAVTCEREGIVKYLVEQNAETNLKDNDGNTPADLCEANWPWMKSAGKQID, encoded by the exons ATGGCTGACTGGCAACAGCTCGTCCAGTCAATAGTCCTAGGCCTACTTTTCTCTTTCCTCGTTGCCAAGCTCATTTCCGTTGTCCTCTCTTTCAAAGAGGACAACTTCTCTCCCTCCCGCTCCGCCCCAAGACCGGGGATACCCGAAGGCCCGGCAAACGATGCCGACTCGTTGATTGCAGAACAGGGTAGCATCAGAAACGATAGTGTGCCCGCTAGCGATGCTGAAGACGATGATGACGACGATTGGGAGGGAGTGGAGAGTACGGAGCTGGACGAGGCCTTCAGCGCGGCTACTGCGTTCGTTGCGGCGGCTGCGGCCGATCGGCTTTCGGAAAAGGTTTCGAACGACGTGCAGTTGAGTCTCTATGGTTTGTACAAGATTGCCACCGAGGGCCCTTGTAGCACGCCACAGCCTTCTGCTTTGAAAATCAAGGCGCGGGCCAAGTG GCAAGCATGGCAGAAATTGGGTGCTATGCCTCCAGAAGAAGCTATGCTGAAGTACATTGATCTTGTTACGGAGCTATATCCTTCTTGGTTGGCTGGTTCAACTCTG AGTAAAGGCAGAGAAGGTGATGCACCAAGTATGGATGCTAAAGGACCAATGGGACCGGTTTTCAGCACTTTTGTCTATGAGGAAGAGTCTGGAAACGAGTC GAAAATGGATGCTATTCATGCCTTTGCCAGGGAGGGAGAGGTGGATAATTTGCTCAAGTGTATTGAAGGCGGCATTTCAGTAAATCTGagag ATGGCGAGGGTCGGACCCCATTGCACTGGGCTGTAGATCGTGGCCACCTTAACATCACTGAGTTGCTTGTTAAAAGTAATGCTGATGTAGATGCAAAG GATGATGATGGCCAAACCCCATTGCATTATGCTGTCACGTGTGAGAGAGAAGGCATTGTCAAATATCTTGTGGAgcaaaatgcagaaacaaattTAAAGGACAATGATGGCAACACCCCTGCTGATCTCTGTGAGGCAAACTGGCCTTGGATGAAATCTGCAGGGAAGCAGATTGACTGA
- the LOC109007565 gene encoding acyl-CoA-binding domain-containing protein 1-like isoform X1 has product MADWQQLVQSIVLGLLFSFLVAKLISVVLSFKEDNFSPSRSAPRPGIPEGPANDADSLIAEQGSIRNDSVPASDAEDDDDDDWEGVESTELDEAFSAATAFVAAAAADRLSEKVSNDVQLSLYGLYKIATEGPCSTPQPSALKIKARAKWQAWQKLGAMPPEEAMLKYIDLVTELYPSWLAGSTLKSKGREGDAPSMDAKGPMGPVFSTFVYEEESGNESKMDAIHAFAREGEVDNLLKCIEGGISVNLRDGEGRTPLHWAVDRGHLNITELLVKSNADVDAKDDDGQTPLHYAVTCEREGIVKYLVEQNAETNLKDNDGNTPADLCEANWPWMKSAGKQID; this is encoded by the exons ATGGCTGACTGGCAACAGCTCGTCCAGTCAATAGTCCTAGGCCTACTTTTCTCTTTCCTCGTTGCCAAGCTCATTTCCGTTGTCCTCTCTTTCAAAGAGGACAACTTCTCTCCCTCCCGCTCCGCCCCAAGACCGGGGATACCCGAAGGCCCGGCAAACGATGCCGACTCGTTGATTGCAGAACAGGGTAGCATCAGAAACGATAGTGTGCCCGCTAGCGATGCTGAAGACGATGATGACGACGATTGGGAGGGAGTGGAGAGTACGGAGCTGGACGAGGCCTTCAGCGCGGCTACTGCGTTCGTTGCGGCGGCTGCGGCCGATCGGCTTTCGGAAAAGGTTTCGAACGACGTGCAGTTGAGTCTCTATGGTTTGTACAAGATTGCCACCGAGGGCCCTTGTAGCACGCCACAGCCTTCTGCTTTGAAAATCAAGGCGCGGGCCAAGTG GCAAGCATGGCAGAAATTGGGTGCTATGCCTCCAGAAGAAGCTATGCTGAAGTACATTGATCTTGTTACGGAGCTATATCCTTCTTGGTTGGCTGGTTCAACTCTG AAGAGTAAAGGCAGAGAAGGTGATGCACCAAGTATGGATGCTAAAGGACCAATGGGACCGGTTTTCAGCACTTTTGTCTATGAGGAAGAGTCTGGAAACGAGTC GAAAATGGATGCTATTCATGCCTTTGCCAGGGAGGGAGAGGTGGATAATTTGCTCAAGTGTATTGAAGGCGGCATTTCAGTAAATCTGagag ATGGCGAGGGTCGGACCCCATTGCACTGGGCTGTAGATCGTGGCCACCTTAACATCACTGAGTTGCTTGTTAAAAGTAATGCTGATGTAGATGCAAAG GATGATGATGGCCAAACCCCATTGCATTATGCTGTCACGTGTGAGAGAGAAGGCATTGTCAAATATCTTGTGGAgcaaaatgcagaaacaaattTAAAGGACAATGATGGCAACACCCCTGCTGATCTCTGTGAGGCAAACTGGCCTTGGATGAAATCTGCAGGGAAGCAGATTGACTGA